The Gallus gallus isolate bGalGal1 chromosome 23, bGalGal1.mat.broiler.GRCg7b, whole genome shotgun sequence genome includes a region encoding these proteins:
- the TMEM222 gene encoding transmembrane protein 222 isoform X1, whose protein sequence is MAEAEAKMKQFNGGGGAGLDVERGRFPYCVVWTPIPVLTWLFPIIGHMGICTSTGVIRDFAGPYFVSEDNMAFGKPVKSPHSHRPLLRVVLLKENHVKLNLLRGVTTMYWKLDPGKVYSSSPNAWDTAVHDASEEYKHRMHNLCCDNCHSHVALALNLMRYDNSTSWNMVKLCFFSLLYGKYVSIGGFVKTWLPFVLFLGAILTVVLTLHLR, encoded by the exons ATGGCGGAAGCGGAGGCCAAGATGAAGCAGTTCaatggcggcggcggggccgggctggaCGTGGAGCGCGGCCGCTTCCCGTACTGCGTGGTGTGGACGCCCATCCCCGTGCTGAC ATGGCTCTTCCCCATCATCGGCCATATGGGCATCTGCACGTCGACGGGAGTCATTCGGGACTTTGCGGGGCCGTATTTTGTCTCA GAAGACAACATGGCATTTGGGAAGCCAGTGAA GTCACCTCATTCACACAGACCACTGCTGCGTGTTGTGCTTCTCAAGGAGAACCACGTCAAGCTGAACCTTCTGAGAGGCGTAACAACGAT GTACTGGAAGCTGGATCCTGGCAAAGTGTACTCCAGCAGCCCCAATGCGTGGGACACGGCTGTGCACGACGCCTCGGAGGAGTACAAGCACCGAATG CACAACCTTTGCTGTGATAACTGCCATTCTCACGTGGCTCTGGCCTTAAACTTGATGAGATACGACAACAGCACCTCCTGGAACATGGTCAAACTCTGCTTCTTCTCACTCCTCTATGGGAAGTACGTAAG catagggggatttgtgaagacCTGGCTTCCCTTTGTCCTCTTCCTGGGGGCGATCCTGACGGTCGTTCTGACGCTCCATCTGCGGTGA
- the LOC121107500 gene encoding uncharacterized protein LOC121107500 isoform X1 — MRAQRRARLAGCVLSLPFHGQRWLCVLREGRGGNVGSLLHLSPTDRRAPLLLLQGKSLCSKLRPGTKALGMAPDTVGNPRSGDPTPSLPRQLPASALAMLITHGDAALRVSGLLLLRKTGWLASAPRLLARPWRVSGFHSELGGVGTHLSHPPGAHQPAGRRGGSAKLHVSPVRFSLMEISAPQPALHRAGSDRARRQQHLRVWGCGGGRRGLRTPSLALGDADSWGGMEKGGVRGDTETGPWERRKYRRRHAGGVPVQPGSAEVKQRGGTEAASRGLEGAFAAEEATEMVRRQEELPSRPQAPKCSRQGGYRADLKPRGCPTHRKQHLQAAPHRPPIQTHLLLSTPLPQHPSCLTPGHGRAIRAQHCENSTSHTQTSPVKRFDPTCAVQNTARPPVLHAGQMKASALLGLCSSKQSTSACQALSLSLILHQPHTAQVLLWRHGCHHSPTQPFCPSSTHPPPPLQAGIVCHAKHGGSKESEGAREKCKDNFRHPVHQEEQGSCIFSGRS; from the coding sequence ATGCGAGCCCAGCGCCGTGCCCGGCTTGCAGGCTGCGTGCTGTCCCTTCCCTTCCACGGGCAAAGATGGCTCTGTGTGCTCCGTGAGGGCCGGGGTGGCAACGTGGGATCTCTGCTTCATCTCAGCCCAACTGACCGCAGGGctccgctgctgctgctgcaggggaagAGTCTCTGTTCCAAACTCAGACCCGGCACAAAAGCGCTGGGAATGGCACCGGACACTGTAGGAAATCCCAGGAGTGGGGATCCCACTCCCAGCCTCCCCCGGCAGCTCCCAGCCTCGGCTTTGGCAATGCTTATAACACATGGGGACGCAGCCCTACGAGTCTCCGGGTTATTGCTACTGCGTAAGACGGGTTGGTTGGCTTCAGCCCCACGGCTCCTGGCACGTCCTTGGAGGGTCTCAGGCTTCCATTCAGAACTGGGGGGCGTTGGGACTCATCTCTCCCATCCACCCGGGGCACATCAGCCCGCAGGCAGGCGGGGCGGCTCAGCAAAGCTCCACGTTTCCCCCGTGAGGTTCTCTCTGATGGAGATCTCAGCCCCGCAGCCTGCTCTGCACCGGGCAGGAAGTGACAGAGCACGGAGACAACAACACCTCCgggtgtggggatgtgggggtgggCGCCGAGGTCTGCGCACCCCCAGCCTGGCACTGGGTGACGCAGACAGCTGGGGGGGcatggagaagggaggggtgcGAGGGGACACTGAAACAGGGCCATGGGAGAGGAGGAAATACAGAAGGAGGCACGCAGGGGGGGTCCCTGTGCAGCCGGGGAGTGCGGAGGTGAAGCAGAGGGGAGGCAcagaggcagccagcagggGATTGGAGGGGGCTTTTGCAGCAGAGGAAGCCACAGAGATGGTGCGCAGACAAGAAGAGCTCCCTTCCCGACCACAAGCACCGaaatgcagcaggcaggggGGGTACAGAGCTGACCTAAAGCCACGTGGCTGCCCGACCCACAGAAAGCAgcacctgcaggcagcacctcACAGACCCCCCATCCAAACCCACCTCCTGCTCAGCACTCCTCTCCCCCAGCACCCATCCTGCCTGACCCCGGGGCACGGGAGGGCCatcagagcccagcactgcgAGAACAGCACTTCTCACACCCAAACCAGTCCTGTGAAGCGCTTTGACCCCACGTGTGCTGTGCAAAATACAGCACGCCCTCCTGTTCTCCATGCTGGACAGATGAAAGCCAGTGCCCTTCTTGGGCTttgcagcagcaagcagagcacGTCTGCCTGCCAggccctcagcctctccttaaTCCTCcaccagccccacacagctcaGGTGCTGCTCTGGAGGCACGGATGCCATCACAGCCCTACACAGCCCTTctgtcccagcagcacccacccaCCGCCACCTCTGCAGGCAGGAATTGTGTGCCATGCAAAGCACGGAGGCTCAAAGGAAAGTGAAGGAGCTCGTGAGAAGTGCAAGGACAACTTCAGGCACCCGGTGcaccaggaggagcagggaagcTGTATTTTCTCTGGCAGAAGCTAA
- the SYTL1 gene encoding synaptotagmin-like protein 1 isoform X1 produces MAPPQPRESPPRARSTHGAGAAGPQLPDRGGALRHRRSAAPRRSAAPHGGGPRQHPELSGAPRPSSKLRQSESDPVRLRTLTGEWFCDVRAQRHQNLLGSDLVRASIRRRRRPWGVAELECGLSRGELEAIREWLLEEKEDEEGAREESPNEDGVPAAAEPQPDPTAPEGTAVSPSAQHGDVPAGEQDGPGQPGDGVDGNPFGTSSVEEDEEEPNAAHSSPGVVQGTEPPPAGRTSPQDGRSPPCAALSSSSSISSLSSSTPSGSLLSLYSDSELRRVAVRGCVQFSLRYEAAAQELRVHVVRCRQLAEAKRQRSDPYIKTYLLPDKSNRSKRKTSVRKRSLDPVFNETLKYNVRKAELRGRTLNLSVWHHDALGRNLFLGEVEVPLGEWDWANTRPEWFNLQPRTPIPTDSLPNRGHLNLALKFIPAGSEGSGQPPTGELHIWVKAAQGLVPLHGSTVDAFVQCSVLPDDSKAGRQKTRVVKRSLSPIFNHTMVYDGFQPHDLAQACAECTLWHRDAFAKRQLGGLRLSLGTGSSYGLPVGWMDSTAEERALWGRVLRESGRWVEALLPLRTDLVPRTAP; encoded by the exons ATggcccccccccagccccgggAGAG ccccccccgaGCCCGCAGCACGcatggagctggagctgctggaccTCAGCTTCCTGACCGAGGCGGAGCGCTGCGCCATCGCCGAAGTGCTGCACCGCGACGCTCTGCTGCGCCGCACGGAGGAGGGCCGCGTCAG CACCCGGAGCTGAGCGGTGCTCCACGGCCGAGCAGCAAACTGCGCCAGTCGGAGTCGGACCCGGTGCGGCTGCGGACCCTCACGGGGGAATGGTTCTGTGATGTCCGTGCACAGCGCCATCAGAACCTGCTGGGATCCGACCTCGTCCGTGCGTCCATCCGGCGCAGGAGGCGGCCATGGG gAGTGGCAGAGCTGGAGTGTGGGCTCAGCCGTGGTGAGCTGGAAGCCATCAGGGagtggctgctggaggagaaggaggatgaggagggtgCACGGGAGGAGAG CCCCAATGAGGACGGAGTCCCGGCAGCCGCAGAGCCTCAG CCCGACCCCACCGCCCCGGAGGGGACAGCGGTGTCACCATCTGCGCAGCACGGTGACGTCCCAGCGGGGGAACAGGACGGCCCCGGGCAGCCAg GTGATGGAGTGGATGGGAACCCCTTTGGCACCTCCAGCGTGGAGGAAGATGAAGAGGAGCCCAACGCTGCACACAGCAGTCCTGGTGTTGTAcag GGCACGGAGCCCCCCCCGGCCGGCCGGACATCCCCGCAGGACGGCCGCTCTCCGCCGTGCGCCgcgctcagcagcagctcctccatctCCAGCCTCAGCTCCTCCACG ccgAGCGGCAGTCTGCTGAGCCTCTACAGCGACTCGGAGCTGCGCCGGGtggcggtgcggggctgcgTGCAGTTCTCGCTGCGTTACGAAGCGGCGGCGCAGGAGCTGCGGGTGCACGTGGTGCGGTGCCGGCAGTTGGCCGAGGCGAAGCGGCAGCGCTCCGACCC GTACATCAAGACCTACCTGCTGCCCGATAAGTCCAACCGCAGCAAGCGCAAGACCTCGGTTCGGAAGCGGAGTTTGGACCCCGTCTTTAACGAGACCCTGAAG tACAACGTGCGGAAGGCGGAGCTGCGGGGTCGGACGCTGAATCTGTCCGTGTGGCACCACGACGCGTTGGGTCGGAACCTCTTCCTGGGGGAGGTGGAGGTCCCGCTGGGGGAGTGGGATTGGGCCAACACGCGGCCCGAGTGGTTCAACCTGCAGCCCCGC ACCCCCATACCCACAGACAGCCTCCCCAACCGAGGACACCTCAACCTGGCACTCAAATTCATCCCCGCCGGCTCTGAAG gtTCGGGGCAGCCGCCCACGGGTGAGCTGCACATCTGGGTGAAGGCTGCACAGGGTTTGGTCCCACTGCATGGCAGCACGGTGGATGCCTTCGTGCAGTG ctctgtgctgcccgATGACAGCAAGGCAGGCCGGCAGAAGACGCGGGTGGTGAAACGCAGCCTCAGCCCCATCTTCAACCACACCATGGTGTACGACGGCTTCCAGCCCCACGACCTGGCCCAGGCCTGCGCTGAGTGCACCCTATGGCACCGGGATGCCTTCGCCAAGAGGCAGCTGGGGGGGCTGCGGCTGAGCCTGGGCACAG GGAGCAGCTACGGGCTGCCCGTGGGCTGGATGGATTCGACGGCGGAGGAGCGGGCGCTGTGGGGCCGAGTGCTGCGGGAGTCCGGCCGCTGGGTGGAAGCGCTGCTACCGCTGCGCACCGACCTCGTGCCCCGCACCGCACCGTGA
- the SYTL1 gene encoding synaptotagmin-like protein 1 isoform X2: MAPPQPRESPPRARSTHGAGAAGPQLPDRGGALRHRRSAAPRRSAAPHGGGPRQRHQNLLGSDLVRASIRRRRRPWGVAELECGLSRGELEAIREWLLEEKEDEEGAREESPNEDGVPAAAEPQPDPTAPEGTAVSPSAQHGDVPAGEQDGPGQPGDGVDGNPFGTSSVEEDEEEPNAAHSSPGVVQGTEPPPAGRTSPQDGRSPPCAALSSSSSISSLSSSTPSGSLLSLYSDSELRRVAVRGCVQFSLRYEAAAQELRVHVVRCRQLAEAKRQRSDPYIKTYLLPDKSNRSKRKTSVRKRSLDPVFNETLKYNVRKAELRGRTLNLSVWHHDALGRNLFLGEVEVPLGEWDWANTRPEWFNLQPRTPIPTDSLPNRGHLNLALKFIPAGSEGSGQPPTGELHIWVKAAQGLVPLHGSTVDAFVQCSVLPDDSKAGRQKTRVVKRSLSPIFNHTMVYDGFQPHDLAQACAECTLWHRDAFAKRQLGGLRLSLGTGSSYGLPVGWMDSTAEERALWGRVLRESGRWVEALLPLRTDLVPRTAP, translated from the exons ATggcccccccccagccccgggAGAG ccccccccgaGCCCGCAGCACGcatggagctggagctgctggaccTCAGCTTCCTGACCGAGGCGGAGCGCTGCGCCATCGCCGAAGTGCTGCACCGCGACGCTCTGCTGCGCCGCACGGAGGAGGGCCGCGTCAG CGCCATCAGAACCTGCTGGGATCCGACCTCGTCCGTGCGTCCATCCGGCGCAGGAGGCGGCCATGGG gAGTGGCAGAGCTGGAGTGTGGGCTCAGCCGTGGTGAGCTGGAAGCCATCAGGGagtggctgctggaggagaaggaggatgaggagggtgCACGGGAGGAGAG CCCCAATGAGGACGGAGTCCCGGCAGCCGCAGAGCCTCAG CCCGACCCCACCGCCCCGGAGGGGACAGCGGTGTCACCATCTGCGCAGCACGGTGACGTCCCAGCGGGGGAACAGGACGGCCCCGGGCAGCCAg GTGATGGAGTGGATGGGAACCCCTTTGGCACCTCCAGCGTGGAGGAAGATGAAGAGGAGCCCAACGCTGCACACAGCAGTCCTGGTGTTGTAcag GGCACGGAGCCCCCCCCGGCCGGCCGGACATCCCCGCAGGACGGCCGCTCTCCGCCGTGCGCCgcgctcagcagcagctcctccatctCCAGCCTCAGCTCCTCCACG ccgAGCGGCAGTCTGCTGAGCCTCTACAGCGACTCGGAGCTGCGCCGGGtggcggtgcggggctgcgTGCAGTTCTCGCTGCGTTACGAAGCGGCGGCGCAGGAGCTGCGGGTGCACGTGGTGCGGTGCCGGCAGTTGGCCGAGGCGAAGCGGCAGCGCTCCGACCC GTACATCAAGACCTACCTGCTGCCCGATAAGTCCAACCGCAGCAAGCGCAAGACCTCGGTTCGGAAGCGGAGTTTGGACCCCGTCTTTAACGAGACCCTGAAG tACAACGTGCGGAAGGCGGAGCTGCGGGGTCGGACGCTGAATCTGTCCGTGTGGCACCACGACGCGTTGGGTCGGAACCTCTTCCTGGGGGAGGTGGAGGTCCCGCTGGGGGAGTGGGATTGGGCCAACACGCGGCCCGAGTGGTTCAACCTGCAGCCCCGC ACCCCCATACCCACAGACAGCCTCCCCAACCGAGGACACCTCAACCTGGCACTCAAATTCATCCCCGCCGGCTCTGAAG gtTCGGGGCAGCCGCCCACGGGTGAGCTGCACATCTGGGTGAAGGCTGCACAGGGTTTGGTCCCACTGCATGGCAGCACGGTGGATGCCTTCGTGCAGTG ctctgtgctgcccgATGACAGCAAGGCAGGCCGGCAGAAGACGCGGGTGGTGAAACGCAGCCTCAGCCCCATCTTCAACCACACCATGGTGTACGACGGCTTCCAGCCCCACGACCTGGCCCAGGCCTGCGCTGAGTGCACCCTATGGCACCGGGATGCCTTCGCCAAGAGGCAGCTGGGGGGGCTGCGGCTGAGCCTGGGCACAG GGAGCAGCTACGGGCTGCCCGTGGGCTGGATGGATTCGACGGCGGAGGAGCGGGCGCTGTGGGGCCGAGTGCTGCGGGAGTCCGGCCGCTGGGTGGAAGCGCTGCTACCGCTGCGCACCGACCTCGTGCCCCGCACCGCACCGTGA
- the SYTL1 gene encoding synaptotagmin-like protein 1, translated as MELELLDLSFLTEAERCAIAEVLHRDALLRRTEEGRVSKLRQSESDPVRLRTLTGEWFCDVRAQRHQNLLGSDLVRASIRRRRRPWGVAELECGLSRGELEAIREWLLEEKEDEEGAREESPNEDGVPAAAEPQPDPTAPEGTAVSPSAQHGDVPAGEQDGPGQPGDGVDGNPFGTSSVEEDEEEPNAAHSSPGVVQGTEPPPAGRTSPQDGRSPPCAALSSSSSISSLSSSTPSGSLLSLYSDSELRRVAVRGCVQFSLRYEAAAQELRVHVVRCRQLAEAKRQRSDPYIKTYLLPDKSNRSKRKTSVRKRSLDPVFNETLKYNVRKAELRGRTLNLSVWHHDALGRNLFLGEVEVPLGEWDWANTRPEWFNLQPRTPIPTDSLPNRGHLNLALKFIPAGSEGSGQPPTGELHIWVKAAQGLVPLHGSTVDAFVQCSVLPDDSKAGRQKTRVVKRSLSPIFNHTMVYDGFQPHDLAQACAECTLWHRDAFAKRQLGGLRLSLGTGSSYGLPVGWMDSTAEERALWGRVLRESGRWVEALLPLRTDLVPRTAP; from the exons atggagctggagctgctggaccTCAGCTTCCTGACCGAGGCGGAGCGCTGCGCCATCGCCGAAGTGCTGCACCGCGACGCTCTGCTGCGCCGCACGGAGGAGGGCCGCGTCAG CAAACTGCGCCAGTCGGAGTCGGACCCGGTGCGGCTGCGGACCCTCACGGGGGAATGGTTCTGTGATGTCCGTGCACAGCGCCATCAGAACCTGCTGGGATCCGACCTCGTCCGTGCGTCCATCCGGCGCAGGAGGCGGCCATGGG gAGTGGCAGAGCTGGAGTGTGGGCTCAGCCGTGGTGAGCTGGAAGCCATCAGGGagtggctgctggaggagaaggaggatgaggagggtgCACGGGAGGAGAG CCCCAATGAGGACGGAGTCCCGGCAGCCGCAGAGCCTCAG CCCGACCCCACCGCCCCGGAGGGGACAGCGGTGTCACCATCTGCGCAGCACGGTGACGTCCCAGCGGGGGAACAGGACGGCCCCGGGCAGCCAg GTGATGGAGTGGATGGGAACCCCTTTGGCACCTCCAGCGTGGAGGAAGATGAAGAGGAGCCCAACGCTGCACACAGCAGTCCTGGTGTTGTAcag GGCACGGAGCCCCCCCCGGCCGGCCGGACATCCCCGCAGGACGGCCGCTCTCCGCCGTGCGCCgcgctcagcagcagctcctccatctCCAGCCTCAGCTCCTCCACG ccgAGCGGCAGTCTGCTGAGCCTCTACAGCGACTCGGAGCTGCGCCGGGtggcggtgcggggctgcgTGCAGTTCTCGCTGCGTTACGAAGCGGCGGCGCAGGAGCTGCGGGTGCACGTGGTGCGGTGCCGGCAGTTGGCCGAGGCGAAGCGGCAGCGCTCCGACCC GTACATCAAGACCTACCTGCTGCCCGATAAGTCCAACCGCAGCAAGCGCAAGACCTCGGTTCGGAAGCGGAGTTTGGACCCCGTCTTTAACGAGACCCTGAAG tACAACGTGCGGAAGGCGGAGCTGCGGGGTCGGACGCTGAATCTGTCCGTGTGGCACCACGACGCGTTGGGTCGGAACCTCTTCCTGGGGGAGGTGGAGGTCCCGCTGGGGGAGTGGGATTGGGCCAACACGCGGCCCGAGTGGTTCAACCTGCAGCCCCGC ACCCCCATACCCACAGACAGCCTCCCCAACCGAGGACACCTCAACCTGGCACTCAAATTCATCCCCGCCGGCTCTGAAG gtTCGGGGCAGCCGCCCACGGGTGAGCTGCACATCTGGGTGAAGGCTGCACAGGGTTTGGTCCCACTGCATGGCAGCACGGTGGATGCCTTCGTGCAGTG ctctgtgctgcccgATGACAGCAAGGCAGGCCGGCAGAAGACGCGGGTGGTGAAACGCAGCCTCAGCCCCATCTTCAACCACACCATGGTGTACGACGGCTTCCAGCCCCACGACCTGGCCCAGGCCTGCGCTGAGTGCACCCTATGGCACCGGGATGCCTTCGCCAAGAGGCAGCTGGGGGGGCTGCGGCTGAGCCTGGGCACAG GGAGCAGCTACGGGCTGCCCGTGGGCTGGATGGATTCGACGGCGGAGGAGCGGGCGCTGTGGGGCCGAGTGCTGCGGGAGTCCGGCCGCTGGGTGGAAGCGCTGCTACCGCTGCGCACCGACCTCGTGCCCCGCACCGCACCGTGA